A genomic window from Macaca thibetana thibetana isolate TM-01 chromosome 16, ASM2454274v1, whole genome shotgun sequence includes:
- the LOC126938746 gene encoding pro-neuropeptide Y-like, whose product MVSVRRSWPTMATVLLALLVYLGALVEAHPIKPEAPGEDASLEELSRYYASLSHYLNLVTRPWPEAQTCGEDPRGLLGDLQTTPTSFACSLPTPETRIPPPDGIWAGIRYRSPASRCPRLLSCRAVCGPSLVPK is encoded by the exons ATGGTGTCGGTGCGCAGGTCGTGGCCTACAATGGCCACAGTGCTTTTGGCCCTGCTCGTCTACCTGGGGGCGCTGGTCGAGGCCCACCCCATCAAACCCGAGGCTCCCGGCGAAGACGCCTCCCTGGAGGAGCTGAGCCGCTACTACGCCTCCCTGAGCCACTACCTCAACCTGGTCACCCGGCCGTG GCCGGAGGCGCAGACCTGTGGTGAGGACCCCCGAGGCCTCCTGGGAGATCTGCAGACCACGCCCACCTCATTTGCATGTTCACTCCCGACCCCGGAAACCCGGATTCCGCCTCCCGACGGCATCTGGGCAGGGATCCGGTACCGCAGTCCTGCGTCTCGGTGCCCTCGCCTCTTGAGCTGCAGGGCTGTGTGTGGTCCTTCCCTGGTCCCAAAATAA